The stretch of DNA GAGTGTTCATCCTTTATTCTGATTTGAACAAAGCCCGGTGCAGCAGGGCTATCCTGCATCACGCGTATTAGCTGTATGAGGGGCGGTATTGTGTCCGCAATGACGTAGTACTTTCCGAAATCGCGTGTTCTGGCTTTCAGAAAAGAGCCGTCCCATGTTGTTTCCAGGGGTTCCGGCAGAGAGTCCTTTGTTTCGCGCACGATAAGCGCTTTTTCGCGCAGGCGATCAGGAATGCCGAGCGGCTTGATGTAAAGGGTAAAATATTGATGAGCCGGTTCCAGCTCTGTATGTATCCTATGCACGGATGAGTAAATGTTATGGCCTGAAGCAGGTTCAGCCTTGGCATAGTTGAAGTAAATCCAGTCATAGCAGGTGTTTTTGGGAAGCTCAACTCTTACTTCATCGTTTTGAAATATGTTATCCCTGCGAAAGTCAAAGATGGTGTCATATTCCAAAGCCGAAAAATCAGCAGATAGCCCGTTTATATCCAGCTGCAGAAAAAAACTGAGGCGTGATTCATTACCGGTAAAATCACTGACGGCTATAGTAACCAGGGTGGGTTCAGCGGTCAAGGTGAGTATTCCATTCTGGAGGATACGATCATAAAAGCTGAAATAATCCCCCGGCAAGCGGTGAAGGCGGTGTACTGTTATGTTTTCTTTTTGGGCAAGGGCGTAATCACTGTGTGCAAGTGCATAGCGGTTTTCGGAAAAGGAAAGCCGATCCATGGCAAGGCGGTAAAAAACCTGGCGGTTTGTGGAGGCCGTTAATGTATACACTCCGTTGCGAGCCGTGCCGTTTCCATCAAAGGCATAGAGGCCGAGGGCAGCTTTTTGAAAAGCCACCTTAAGGGTATCTTGCGCCAAGGCATATTTCCCGTCCGCATGTTTGATAATTTTTTGCCTAATGGGAAAGAAACGTCCTTTGCTCTCCGTCATGTCGTAAATAAACAGAGTTTGCATGACAGGAGGCTGTTTGTCATTTTCTGTTTGAAGAAAGGCAAGTGGATTTAGCGGGTGCTCGGTTCGCGAATCACGTATTTCAAAATGCAGATGTGGAGCTGTTGACCTGCCTGAATTACCGGAAAAGGCAATCAGCTCACCCCTTTCCACGGGCATTTGCTTTTCGGTAAAATATTCATCTATTTCAAAAGTTTCCCGGGCATATTGAATAGCCTTTATCTGTTTTTCAATCTGGTCGTTGAATTTCTGAAGATGCGCATATACTGTTGTGTATCCATCCGGATGCGTAATGTAAAGGGCTTTGCCGTAGCCTGATCTGGAAATTTTTATTCTGGACACATAGCCGCGGTTTGCAGCATACACAGGGAGCCCTTCATTTCCCTGTGTCCGGATATCAATGCCCGAGTGGAAATGCGAACCGCGAATTTCACCGAAAGTGCCCGCCAGCCCCACCTGTATTTCCAGGGGTAGGCGAAAAGTTTCAGTCTGAGCCATGGCGAAGCCGAGAACCGCAATGACAGCTACAGAAAAAGCAATGCGCGAATTTTTTTTGTCCGGGCAAGACATATCAGTTCAAAAGCAGCTTTGTATGTACCTCCGTGCGCAAATTACCTGCCAGTAGCGATAGCATTCAGAAATTGGGTTTTAGCGGATGTTCTGCGCGATAATAATCGCGGATAAATTCAACCGCCTCATCTACGGTATCTACCAGCGTAATCAGTTTGAGATCTTCCTGATCTATATTATGAAATTTTTCCAGCATGGTTTGTTGCATCCACTCCAGTAATCCTTCCCAGTAGTCTCTTCCCACACAGATGACCGGGAAGCGGTCAATTTTACGGGTTTGAATCAGAGTCAGGCATTCAAAAAACTCATCCATGGTGCCCAAGCCTCCCGGGAAAAGCACAAATGCCTGCGCGTATTTTACAAACATCACCTTGCGGGAAAAGAAATATTTGAAGGTAATGAGCTTGTCAAAATCAATGTAGATATTGGGTTCCTGCTCATGCGGCAGATCAATATTCAGTCCTACTGACTTGCCTCCCGCCTCAAAGGCTCCCCGATTGGCCGCTTCCATAATGCCGGGTCCGCCACCGGTAATGATGCCGTAGCCTTCTTCTACAAGTTTTTTGGCAAGCTCTACGGCCATGTCGTAATATTTGTTGCCCTCCGTGGTACGTGCGGAACCAAAGATGGAGATGCACGGTCCGATTTTATTTAGTTTTTCAAAGCCTTCCACAAATTCAGACATTACCTTAAAGATTTGCCAGGACGACTGCGCCTTCAATTCGGTGGTCCAGCTTTTTTCTCTTAGCTGCATTTTTTTGTTGAATCGTTTTTGCATAGGGTGTTTATTGCTTTTTTGAAATTATCCAAAGGCCGGTAAAGGTCAGCAGACCATTGACAATGAGCAACTCAAATCCGAATTCATAACCTTCCAGCAGATCGGCTGAATGCATATTAAGCAGATAGCACAATACCGGTGAGATCAGGCACACAAGAGGAACCCAATGGTCACGCACGATGCGTTTGGTGAACAATCCAAACGCATACAACCCTAATAGCGGACCATAGGTGTAGCCTGCCGCACGAAAAACATTACTTACTACGTCTTCGTCCAGCACATAGTTAAACAACAATACCACAAGCAGGGATAATACCGTGAACCCTACATGCACAAGGTAGCGGGTTTTCATCAACCTGTCTGATAAAGTTGCTTTCTTTTCAAAGCCCAGAAAGTCAACGCAAAAAGAGGTGGTCAATGCCGTAAGAGCAGAATCAGCACTGGAATATGCTGCGGCAATAAGCCCAATTATAAAGACAATACCCGCCACAGCCGGAAAATGCTGCAATGCCAGAGTGGGGAAGAGATAATCAGTTTTTTGAGGAATAGGTATCTGGCGCTCTTCTGCATAGATATATAATAAAGCTCCCAGACTGACAAAGATGAGGTTTACCACCAACAACACAAGGCTAAACACAAACATGTTTTTCTGGGCTTCACCAATGTTACGGCAGCTATTGTTTTTTTGCATCATATCCTGATCAAGGCCTGTCATCACAATAGCAATGAAAGCCCCGCTGAAAAATTGTTTGAAGAAATAGTTGTCCTCACGGGGATTCCAGAAAAACATCTGAGCATAAGGGCTTTCTCTTATAGCCGCTATGAGTCCGCGAAAGTTCAGATGCAGCTCTGCACCTATAATATAAATCGTAATGCCTACTGAGAGGAGCATAAACAAGGTTTGCAGCGTATCGGTATACACAATGGTTTTGATGCCTCCTTTAAACGTATAAATCCAGATGAGCAGCAAGGTAATCATCACGGTAACCGGAAAGGGGATGTGCCAGTAATCAAAGACAAACCGTTGCAAAACGATGGCAACCAGAAAAAGCCGAAAGCAGGAGCCAATGGTGCGTGAAAGCAGAAAGTAAAAAGCCCCTGTTTTGTATGACCAAAATCCGAACCGTTGTTCCAGATAGGTATAGATAGATGTCAGCCGCAGACGATAATAAAGCGGCATCAGCGTGGTGGCTATAACAAAATAGCCCAACAGATAGCCCAGAGCGAGCTGCATATAGGAAAAGGCACCATTAGGGCTGTTCAGATTACCAACTACTCCGGGTATGGAAATAAAGGTGACCCCGGAAAGGGAAGCTCCGATCATGCCGAAAGCGACCAGATACCATTTTGATTTTCGCTCACCAATGAAAAAACTCTCGTTCCCTGCTCCTCTGCCGGTAGCCCATGAAATGGCTATCAGTAGAGCAAAATAGCCCAGCAGGACTGTAAGAATCAATGGGGGCGACAGGTTAGGCTGCAGGCTGATGGTTTTTTGCAAAATAAAGCCAGTTTTTAACGCAGATTACAGACAGTTAGACACAAACCGGCGGGCATAGTGTAGCACACAATGCACCGGGCGATTAGTAGAATCCAGCGCGGTAAGGATAACGCTTATGATACAAATCCGTAACGTCCAGTAAAATTCTGCTGCGTAATTCATCTATTCCTTGTTTTTGCAGGGCAGAAACGAATACGCAGCGATTGTGTGTTTTTGCCTGCCACGTCCGCTGAAATTCAGTCATCAGTTCCTGCTTTGTTTCAGAAGGAAGGAATGCGTCAAAATGCTGCTTTTCAAACAGATCATATTTGTTGAATACAATGAGAGTGGGTTTGTCATGTGCACCAATTTCCACCAAAGTTTGATTCACCACATGTATCTGGTCTTCAAAAGACGGATGGGCAAGGTCAACCACATGTAGCAAAATATCCGATTCGCGTACTTCGTCCAGTGTAGATTTAAAGCTCTCCACCAGATGATGCGGCAGCTTCCGGATAAAGCCTACTGTATCTGACAGCAAAAACGGCACATTGTCAATGACCACTTTGCGTACGGTAGTGTCCAGCGTTGCAAAGAGTTTGTTTTCGGCAAATACGTCTGACTTACTGAGTAGGTTCATCAAGGTAGATTTTCCCACGTTGGTGTATCCGACCAGTGCAACTCGTATAAGTTCTCCCCGCGCTTTGCGCTGAGTGGTGTTCTGGCGGTCAATTTTCTTGAGTTTATCTTTCAGCGTAGCAATTTTATCTTTCACCAGCCGTCTGTCTGTTTCTATTTCCTTTTCACCGGCTCCGCGCATACCGATGCCTCCTTTAACGCGGTCAAGATGCTGCCACATACCTCTGAGGCGGGGGAGCAAATACAGCATTTGAGCCAGCTCTACCTGTACAGTGGCCTGCTGCGTGCGGGCACGCTGGGCGAAAATGTCCAGTATCAGCATGCTGCGATCCAGAATCTTGCAGCGCAATTCTTTTTCTATATTGCGTTGCTGGGCAGGAGTTATTTCATCATCAAAGATGACCAGATCAATATCTTTCTCCTGGACGTATTTTTTTATTTCCATAAGCTTGCCCTTGCCCACATAAGTACGCGGATCGGGATGATCGGTTTTCTGGAAAAACCGTTTCTCCGCCTTTGCCCCGGCAGTAAGGGCCAGGAAAGCCAGCTCATCCAGATATTCCTGCAGCAAGGGTTCGGGCTGTTGCGGAGTAACCAACCCCACCAGCACTGCCCGCTCCTGAACGCCATTACCTGATATATGGGGAAGAGATGTTGTCAATGGAATTATCTGCTAAGGTTCAGGGATTGAAATTAAGACCCGGCCAGCACACCGAGCTTCTACTTCAAAAGCCTTCGGAAAGGCAAAATCAGACAGCCAGCATTTCCATACCAAACTGCATGCGGCACCATACCATCAGCTCACGCACTTCATCTTCTGACAAGAGGCGCATTGCCTTTTCAAGCTCTTTCTTAAAAAGCTCACGGTCAAAGCTCACCTTTTGTAGAATTTCTTTTGAATACTCAAGCATATTTTGAGCCATCATCCCTGTTTTATGTTGCAAAGTTGTTCATAAAATT from Chitinophagales bacterium encodes:
- a CDS encoding peptidase M23, with translation MSCPDKKNSRIAFSVAVIAVLGFAMAQTETFRLPLEIQVGLAGTFGEIRGSHFHSGIDIRTQGNEGLPVYAANRGYVSRIKISRSGYGKALYITHPDGYTTVYAHLQKFNDQIEKQIKAIQYARETFEIDEYFTEKQMPVERGELIAFSGNSGRSTAPHLHFEIRDSRTEHPLNPLAFLQTENDKQPPVMQTLFIYDMTESKGRFFPIRQKIIKHADGKYALAQDTLKVAFQKAALGLYAFDGNGTARNGVYTLTASTNRQVFYRLAMDRLSFSENRYALAHSDYALAQKENITVHRLHRLPGDYFSFYDRILQNGILTLTAEPTLVTIAVSDFTGNESRLSFFLQLDINGLSADFSALEYDTIFDFRRDNIFQNDEVRVELPKNTCYDWIYFNYAKAEPASGHNIYSSVHRIHTELEPAHQYFTLYIKPLGIPDRLREKALIVRETKDSLPEPLETTWDGSFLKARTRDFGKYYVIADTIPPLIQLIRVMQDSPAAPGFVQIRIKDEHSGIKSYHPVADGKWILMEYDEKNDMLTYFYDERISPGPHQLFLKVTDRVGNTATFQTSFIR
- a CDS encoding cytokinin riboside 5'-monophosphate phosphoribohydrolase gives rise to the protein MQKRFNKKMQLREKSWTTELKAQSSWQIFKVMSEFVEGFEKLNKIGPCISIFGSARTTEGNKYYDMAVELAKKLVEEGYGIITGGGPGIMEAANRGAFEAGGKSVGLNIDLPHEQEPNIYIDFDKLITFKYFFSRKVMFVKYAQAFVLFPGGLGTMDEFFECLTLIQTRKIDRFPVICVGRDYWEGLLEWMQQTMLEKFHNIDQEDLKLITLVDTVDEAVEFIRDYYRAEHPLKPNF
- a CDS encoding sodium:solute symporter, with amino-acid sequence MQKTISLQPNLSPPLILTVLLGYFALLIAISWATGRGAGNESFFIGERKSKWYLVAFGMIGASLSGVTFISIPGVVGNLNSPNGAFSYMQLALGYLLGYFVIATTLMPLYYRLRLTSIYTYLEQRFGFWSYKTGAFYFLLSRTIGSCFRLFLVAIVLQRFVFDYWHIPFPVTVMITLLLIWIYTFKGGIKTIVYTDTLQTLFMLLSVGITIYIIGAELHLNFRGLIAAIRESPYAQMFFWNPREDNYFFKQFFSGAFIAIVMTGLDQDMMQKNNSCRNIGEAQKNMFVFSLVLLVVNLIFVSLGALLYIYAEERQIPIPQKTDYLFPTLALQHFPAVAGIVFIIGLIAAAYSSADSALTALTTSFCVDFLGFEKKATLSDRLMKTRYLVHVGFTVLSLLVVLLFNYVLDEDVVSNVFRAAGYTYGPLLGLYAFGLFTKRIVRDHWVPLVCLISPVLCYLLNMHSADLLEGYEFGFELLIVNGLLTFTGLWIISKKQ
- the hflX gene encoding GTPase HflX, with translation MTTSLPHISGNGVQERAVLVGLVTPQQPEPLLQEYLDELAFLALTAGAKAEKRFFQKTDHPDPRTYVGKGKLMEIKKYVQEKDIDLVIFDDEITPAQQRNIEKELRCKILDRSMLILDIFAQRARTQQATVQVELAQMLYLLPRLRGMWQHLDRVKGGIGMRGAGEKEIETDRRLVKDKIATLKDKLKKIDRQNTTQRKARGELIRVALVGYTNVGKSTLMNLLSKSDVFAENKLFATLDTTVRKVVIDNVPFLLSDTVGFIRKLPHHLVESFKSTLDEVRESDILLHVVDLAHPSFEDQIHVVNQTLVEIGAHDKPTLIVFNKYDLFEKQHFDAFLPSETKQELMTEFQRTWQAKTHNRCVFVSALQKQGIDELRSRILLDVTDLYHKRYPYRAGFY